A section of the Syntrophorhabdaceae bacterium genome encodes:
- the aspT gene encoding aspartate-alanine antiporter: MEWFVNTLRQYPELAIFLTLGLGYSVGKLKLGKVALGAVTGTLLVGILIGQIGITISPNVKSVFFLMFLFALGYGVGPQFFRGLKSDGLSQVVFAIILCLACLFSTFLAAKILGFDIGSAAGLLSGACTISAVIGVATDTINQLSIPAAQKASLIDHVPVAYAVTYIFGTAGSAWFLSSIGPKLLKVDLAAECRKMEEKMGAGQPEAGVVSAYQQIVARAYQVTNVKFIHKTIGEFESDFIADPGSLRIFVERIRQGGKIMEPDPSIIIQQGDVLALAARRELLVKLENKNAIGPEVDDRELLDFPAESLDVVITNKAIAGRTLKEIVESDVAGNGRGVFLRKLMRVGHEMPVTLGSKVDRGDVLTLAGAKRDVERAARILGYADRPTDMTDMVFVGIGVLLGGLIGALSIKIGKVPLSLSTSGGALIMGLVFGWLRSVHPTFGRIPAPALWMMNNVGLTTFIAVVGISSGPGFVAGLKEAGLMLFLAGIFVTTMPFVVGIYMGKYVFKMNAGIILGACAGARATTAALGAIQDVAESRIPALGYTVTYAVGNTLLIIWGVVIVIMLA, translated from the coding sequence ATGGAGTGGTTTGTGAATACCCTTCGGCAATACCCGGAACTTGCAATCTTCCTGACGCTCGGTCTGGGTTACTCTGTCGGAAAACTCAAGCTGGGCAAGGTCGCGCTCGGTGCTGTCACAGGTACCCTCCTTGTGGGGATATTGATCGGGCAAATAGGTATTACCATCTCACCGAACGTGAAATCGGTCTTCTTCCTCATGTTCCTTTTCGCGTTGGGCTACGGGGTAGGGCCGCAGTTCTTCCGGGGACTTAAAAGCGATGGTCTCTCCCAGGTGGTTTTCGCAATCATCCTGTGTCTTGCCTGCCTGTTTTCTACATTTCTGGCTGCAAAGATACTTGGTTTTGATATAGGTTCCGCGGCAGGGCTTTTGTCGGGTGCCTGCACGATCTCCGCGGTAATCGGGGTGGCAACCGATACGATCAACCAACTCAGCATCCCCGCTGCTCAGAAAGCATCTCTTATCGACCATGTCCCTGTAGCTTACGCGGTGACCTACATCTTCGGTACCGCCGGTTCAGCATGGTTCCTCTCCTCCATCGGGCCCAAGCTCCTGAAGGTGGACCTGGCAGCGGAATGCAGAAAGATGGAGGAAAAAATGGGCGCCGGTCAGCCTGAGGCAGGTGTTGTCTCCGCGTATCAGCAGATCGTTGCCCGTGCTTATCAGGTAACAAATGTTAAGTTCATACACAAGACCATCGGGGAGTTCGAGTCTGATTTCATTGCCGACCCGGGTTCGCTGCGGATCTTCGTGGAACGGATTCGTCAGGGGGGTAAGATCATGGAGCCTGACCCCTCCATTATCATTCAGCAAGGTGATGTTCTGGCGCTTGCCGCCCGCCGGGAGTTGCTGGTAAAACTGGAGAATAAAAATGCCATCGGGCCCGAGGTGGATGACAGGGAACTCCTCGACTTTCCGGCAGAGAGCCTCGACGTGGTAATTACCAACAAGGCAATTGCAGGCAGGACCCTCAAGGAGATCGTGGAATCGGATGTTGCGGGGAATGGACGGGGGGTATTCCTGAGGAAGCTCATGCGTGTGGGGCACGAGATGCCCGTTACTCTGGGCAGCAAGGTAGACCGCGGCGATGTGTTGACCTTAGCAGGGGCAAAGCGCGATGTTGAACGGGCAGCCAGGATACTGGGTTACGCGGACCGCCCTACTGATATGACCGATATGGTATTTGTCGGCATCGGTGTTCTCCTCGGTGGTCTTATCGGCGCCCTCTCCATCAAGATAGGGAAAGTCCCTTTAAGCTTGAGTACCAGCGGCGGCGCACTTATCATGGGGCTCGTATTCGGCTGGCTGCGATCGGTCCACCCCACCTTTGGCCGTATCCCTGCTCCTGCCCTCTGGATGATGAATAATGTGGGTCTTACCACCTTTATTGCCGTGGTGGGTATAAGCTCCGGCCCGGGGTTTGTTGCAGGCCTGAAGGAAGCCGGACTCATGCTGTTCCTCGCCGGCATTTTTGTTACCACAATGCCGTTTGTAGTGGGAATCTACATGGGCAAGTATGTTTTTAAGATGAATGCAGGCATCATCCTGGGCGCATGCGCCGGTGCACGGGCTACCACGGCAGCGCTGGGTGCTATACAGGACGTTGCGGAAAGCAGGATACCGGCCCTTGGTTATACCGTGACCTACGCTGTGGGTAATACGCTTCTCATCATCTGGGGGGTGGTGATCGTTATAATGCTGGCATAA